Within bacterium, the genomic segment CTGGCCCCGCAACAGATCAGCCCCCCCGTCGCGTCGGGAGGGCTGGTCCATATCTTCAAGAGGCTGCGCTGATCTGGCGGGAAGCGGTATCGGGATCCCGGCGATTCAGACGACCTTGCGCACTTAGACGACCTTGCGCACAGCGCCGGCCTTGATGCAGCGCGTGCAGACGTAGCCCCGGCGGACCGTGCCGTTCTGCTCGAACTTGATCCGCTGCAGGTTGGGCAGCCAGCGATGGCGCGAC encodes:
- a CDS encoding L28 family ribosomal protein, giving the protein MPNLQRIKFEQNGTVRRGYVCTRCIKAGAVRKVV